Part of the Bombina bombina isolate aBomBom1 chromosome 8, aBomBom1.pri, whole genome shotgun sequence genome is shown below.
tttgagtgtgtgtacatagaATTGCACTGGGATTTACCGCTTACACAATGGGGACGTAGATCTATGGCATGCGGTAAAAAAGACCAGCGTACTGCATAACAGATCTATGTCCGACATGCTGGAAGCCCAAGCAGTGTTGGTTGTCAAGTGATAACCGAGACTTGCTGTTTGTGGGCTTCTagcagctgcacatatatgcctcgtcactGGCTTACCCAATGTGCTTAGCTAGgctccagtactgcattgctgctccttcaacaaaggataccatgacaaTGAACACATTTGAGAGTAgaagtggaatgttgtttaaaatgatatactctatcataaaaaataaaaaaaattggggtttatgcccctttatatgtttattttagaacagTTTTGCTGTAAAGAGGCATGTTATATCTGCAGtcacaaattagaaagttgttgaaaatgttacactctatctgaattatgaaacagaatttggggttttatgtcactttagttTATAAGtaaaataaacattacagccatatgctacataaataaaaatgaatcttTATTTTAGGATggataacctttggattataatgtatcctGTATCTTAATCCTTAACAACTTGGGcctctctgctgcgatctcgctaaAACTAGAGagatcacgctatttctgcatATGCCATGAGTGGGGCAGTGAagaaatagacgggcagaggtaccgatgaagagagggccactatgtggccctctctgcatcaggcagcggtggcgccgatcgttggtgggtgggaggcccattgctggagggggggcGGGACTGTTGGGCTACAAAAAGAACCCCACTAAGAGCGgcagggagagggaaggagggagatggGGAATTGGCTTATGATACTGAGGGATGGGATAAGAGGgcgggaaagctacactacagaaaactactacaagctgccagtacctaagattgtggcAAATAAGAGGAGGGATCctacaatgcagaaaaaaaaaaaaaaaaaaaaaaaaaaaaaaaaaaagttagatatatagatatataatctcTTAATGGGGGAGACCATTGTGGGGTATATCACACAACACCTAAGATTTAATTCCAGAATGATTGTGGAAATAGTAAAACTAGGACACTATCATTGTACACATCTAtgaaaaatataaatctttatttgaATTTTGACAAAATCATAATATATGTCAAGGGAAgcaagctgtttgagagggatttgggaggaatcagggggtgggatgtgtgagGATACTCTATACAAgctacaaattaaccccttcaccgctgcAGTGTTAATTTcattgactaaaactagactaaaatgactataaaactaaaatgacattttggtCAAAAGACTATgattaaaactaaatcaaaatttgctgacaaaaacattttatgcaaggtgttataatccatccatatccaattacttttcttttgtaaaattttagaaaattttaagataaataaagacatgttatataccacaacagttaaatctgtattgcatgttcaaaccttaaacccacaaataaaaacaggttaataaacgtttactccaggagtatataatgagtttggaagttctagagcagtgctaaccTTTTTTCACAGATTCGTAAAATTTTCggcaatcaattgattcttcctatagaaataagcataaaccacGAATATGGGTTTGTTATGCCTGTGCTAGAACGgttagtttttatattgggtaatatgtgcaaaacagccaatacagttttgattttttatattttaaagttgcacttctgtttgtttatgaaacttggttttatttcattttaagtttaataaagacgttacatatcacaacggctaaatctgtgtctgtattgcatgtttaaaccttaataccataaatattaacaggtgttatgtttactcctggagtatataatcagtttgcaaattatagagaaatgcttaaataatgcattacactttaactaaaccccttagattttagtcgactaaaagctactggagattcagtcgactaaaactaaaacaatgcagatgactaaaatacgactaaaactaaaatggcattttaatcaaaagactaaaactaagactaaattgaaatttgccgtcaaaattaacactgcactgctgggcataatacaagtgatggcaaaaatgctctagtcttttggctgaaatgcccagtccttaaggggttaaagtgacagtctagtccaaattaaaccgtcatgattcagatagggcaggcaattttaaacaattttccaatttacttttatcaaatttgttttgttctcttgttattcttagttgaaagttaaacctagttaggctcacatgctaatttctaagcccatgaaggccacctcttatctttaaaaaaaaaaaaactgccaaatgctagagggtgttagttcatgtgtgccatatagataacattgtgctcatgcctgtggagttacctatgagagggcaccgattggctaaaatgaaactatgccaaaagaactgaaataagggggcagtcagcagaggcttggatacaaggtaatcacagaggtaaaaagtatattactataaaactgtgttggttatgcaaaactgggaaatgggtaataaagggattatccactTTTTTTAACGCCGttatattccgtcataattacactgggctttaaagccgttatgacagaatagaacgtcatagccaacggctgtcctgaagcctactgtgcttctcagatttgatctcagtttggagggcgttcctagggttataggaacgccccccagacccgatccaataattgaaatcttgcgattgtgtgcccgatcgcgtgatttcaatttgtctacatcggaacagttgttccaatgtagaaaCTTTCAGGAAAGGGTTAAACAACAAGAACAACTCCtcatctagagtagactgtccctttaaatagaaagatATATCTTTAGACAGatttttattcaaaaataattttattttttaaaacagatttgaactaaaaaaaaaaaagaatccaccATGATATCATCCaagtataaataaatgtttttaaaacaaacatctatgccatttttgtttttaaatagccaaacttcacccaccatttgccttatttggagcagcAAATTgaagctttagtctgcagacaaggctagccatATTCATATTGCTAGTCTAAAGTACAGTTTTATAGTTATtacctgttaaagggatactaaacccaaattttttcttttgcgattcaaatagagaatgcaattttaagcaactttctaatttactcttattatcaaatgttcttcattctctttgtatctttatttgaaaaagcaagaatgtaagcttagaagccagtccatttttggttcagcatctggttagtgcttgccgattggtgtctaaatgtagccactaatcagcaagcgctacccaggtgatgaaccaaaaatgagctggcttctaagcttacatttttgctttttcaaataaagatagcatgagaacgaagaaaatttgataataggagtaaattagaaagttgcatgctctatctgaatcatgaaaaattaattttaactagactatccttttaaatggacagcaaagagcttgtaattacaagacatcccTGTTGTGTTGCTATACAATAGCCGagtctaaatgtaaaaaaaacatccTTTTTGCTACAATTATTTTCCaatagccaaactcctcccaccatttgtcttatttggagaatTATGCTCCTTCACTATCACTGTGTTTCAATGAGAAATATTTCTATTACAATGGTAAATTAACATATTCACACAttaaaaacccaaaatgtttgtttcagacagagcatgcgatatataaaaaaaaaaaaaaaaaaaaaaaaaaaaaaaaagattaaaaaattcaaatgaatttttctttgttctcttggtatcttttgcagaACCTAAGTtttggagcctgcccatttctggagcactatatggcagcagttttgcaagagcactatttcctgctgtgtagtgctccagatgactacctatgtatctcttcaacaaagaatagcatgggaacaaagcaaatttgacaatagaattaaaaaggaaactgtttaaaaatgttatgctgtcaatcacacaaaaaaaaaaaaattaaaaaaaaaaatggttatgcGTTTTATATCCAGCTGTAAACTATTTTGCAATGATAGCTGGAAGGCAACAGACAGACAAGTAATCTTTCTCGTATCCCTCAGTATTAATTTTCCTAACCTTACATTTGCTATTAGAATATTCAAGGTTCTGAAAGAAACTGATAAATATTGTCCACACCAATGAATGTGACAGCACCCGTACAAATGTCTTTTTACTGAGCTACAGCCTACATCCCTAAAATAAACTGTACTGAAACCAATTTAAACTCTGTAATAATAACTCTTGCACACACATTCTATATATGGCAGTCATGCTGTTCTTGCTTTCCGAGTTATAAATGGGAATATAAAACCATCTTCTAAATAAAACGTTCTATTAGTATGCGAAACCTGATCGTGTACTATGCAAAGACAGCTTCCAAACGGAGTAAAGCTAACAAATGTACCTAACATTACAGGCTTTTATTTTATATTGAAAAGAGCAACACAAACGTGTTATAAGCTATAAGACAGACTGTTTATTGGCAAATTTGTATTTTTCAATTGTTATTCTGTATCAATATATAAACCTACGCTGCTTGTAAAGgctagcgctgcagaacctgttggatCACTAcaaataaattttaataataataataataataatataaagtttttttttgtttttttttttaaacaaacgtgTAGAATAATTTAGTACCACTGCACTGTAAATGAtctcaaaataaaatgttttatcagcatttacattttctttgcttggcAAAATTTACAGTACTTGGCCAATTCAGTCCAGGGAGGCACACTTTGAAAATAATCATGAGAATCTTGTCTCAAATGAAAATGCACTCACTTCTTGAAAATTCAGCTAGCCAGGTTGCCCAGCCAAACTTGTATATAGTCCAAAAGCCTTGAACAGAATCAACAAAAGGGAGACAACACACTCTGGGCCTTCCATCTATAATGTTTATTACATGACATTGAGGCAACTTAGTCTCTAACTCAGATGTACAGTTTGAGAAAACATAATCCCTTACTCAGATGTAATAAACACTAGAGTAAAAGTTTCAAAGTGTAGCCTCCCGTTTGTTGACTTGCATCAACACATCAAGAATTAAATAAAACTGTATGTGGGACTTCTGAgttctcaaaaaaaataaaaaaataaaataatttctggCGTGGCAAAAAATGGATTAAAAAGAAATGTCTTATTTAGAGGAACACTAAATTGTTTCGAGAATTAAAATAGAGGAATGATATcccataaaattaaaaatatatgagaCCTTATTTCCTGGGATAGGAGGtgattaacaatttaaaaaaacaatttcttaCCTGAATGAATAAACATGTGTTTTGTGTAATTTTTCCGAGAGCTAAAGGTCTTCTGACAATGGCTGCATACATAGGAAGGGTCTGGGTTACGTGAAGGTCCAGGACGTTGTGCTGGGTCATTCTGTAAGGACCCAGAGATCATATTTGAACTCATTTGTACAACATTAGTGGAACCTTCTTGCTGAACACTGAAGAAACCTTGAGTTATTCCAGACTGTGTCTGGTTAGGATGGGTTAAGTGAAACTGGAAGATGCTTGAAGTGTTTGAACCAACAGCTGCCGAGTTTTTTAAATCTCTACTTAAGATAGATGTCACAAATGGAAGTCCTCTGGATTCACCAGCTCGAGAGTTGAAAGGAGGACTTGATTTAAAATCTGAGCTAGCAACCACTGCTAAATTTCTTAAGCTTGAACCATCTAAACTGCAATCTGGGCGGAATTTCTCATTGTCCACTGAGCTCTCCCTAGCTCCTTCAGCAATGGTTTCCTCATTCTGCCAAGGAGGTATAAATGTTTCAGAGAATACATCCTGGTTAGTAAAAAAATCTGTTCCCTCTGGCGTAAATTCCATCTGTCCAGAGGAGTCTTTTTGCTCAGTTCCTGCATTGGGTTCTTTTTCTTCTGGACTTCTGACTTTTTCATTTTCTACACAACTTGGAAAACTAGAACCACACTCGCTGAATACATTAActttctcttcttcttcctctccaTCTCTCCCATTATGGTCTTCATCATCATCAACAGTCTCATCTTCTTCATCTTCATCTTTAATTATCACAGGAAGAGAATCAGAAAGTTGAAGGCGCACTGGCTGACGCTGTTTTCGACTATGACAGCTCTGTGGCGCTTCTGCCTGTGTTAAGTAAGTTGCTGATATGCCTTCCCCATCTGATACTGGTTCTCCCTCAGACACAGTTACTTCTCTCACGTCAGATAGCTGTCTTTGTTGTGATGAAAGCATATCTCTTAATTTGTACCGTATCTCTGAAGCACACAATATTTTAGGACCTTCATTGACAGAACCTAATTGAGATATGATTGGTATGTCACTGTTTCTTAAAGCAGATGGCACTGAACAACCAGAGTCTCTTAGACCCATTATTGGTGCTTCGGCATCCTTAGCAGACTGTTCTTGAATTTTGTTATTGGAAGATCTACCTTGAGGACCACATGACAACGCACTTGCAATGGACACTGGCTTGTTGGACCGGCTCTGAGATATGATTTGTGTACATTCATCAATGACTGTTTTAATTTGTAGAATGCTTGCTGCTGTCAAAATCTGTAAGGCTTCAGACTGTGCAACAACCAAGGAACCACTGTACATAAATTCTACTAACTGTTGTACCACCTGAGTGGGTACTACTGGTGGGACTTCAATCTCAGAGTAGCCCAGCAGAAGCTTGTCATGAAAGAAGGGACTTCCAGCAGCCAATACACATCTGTGTGCTCGCAGAGTTGCATCATGGATGTGAACAGTAACATCACAGAAATGACCACCCAAACGTTGGGCATTAAGAGTCTCTAGGAGAGACTTGCTAAAGTTTTGAAGGTGGATATAATGTACTGCATCAGCCATTGGTCTTCTTTTGTGCGATTTCCTATGTACAATGCAGAATACAgtagttaatataaaaaaaaaaaaaaaaaaaaaattattaagagCAGAATTATTTTTAACATGACTTTAATGAAAGAttataaagagacagtaaagtcaaacaagcattcacgattcagatacaaaatgcagttttaagaaatgtgcttatttactcctgttatcaaaactGCATGGGTTTCTTTGGTATACTCTGTTGAAGGCTATGCAGGCTCATAAGACCTAAGgagcaaatatatacacatatacacttttttttgcagtggcacacttttttatattaaaaaatcctgcggcacaccaccatcccaaaatcacacattgtagcctaatacaatatatatatatatatatatatatatatatatatatatatatatatatatatatatatatatatatatatatatatatatatatatatatatatatatatatatatatatatatatatatatacacacacacacacacacacatacatacacacacacatatcctccTGAGGAGAGATCAGCAGTCTTATAATACCACATCAGCCAGGGTGCACTTCCAATAAAGTATATCCATTCcttgttagaaaaaaggcactcactggtctttgtcaAAAACGCTTATTTAATTCATCCAATAGTTATCAACTAATGATTGTCAGAAACTcatacataacgtttcggtgtctgTATGACAACTTTGTCAAATG
Proteins encoded:
- the ZBTB45 gene encoding zinc finger and BTB domain-containing protein 45, whose protein sequence is MADAVHYIHLQNFSKSLLETLNAQRLGGHFCDVTVHIHDATLRAHRCVLAAGSPFFHDKLLLGYSEIEVPPVVPTQVVQQLVEFMYSGSLVVAQSEALQILTAASILQIKTVIDECTQIISQSRSNKPVSIASALSCGPQGRSSNNKIQEQSAKDAEAPIMGLRDSGCSVPSALRNSDIPIISQLGSVNEGPKILCASEIRYKLRDMLSSQQRQLSDVREVTVSEGEPVSDGEGISATYLTQAEAPQSCHSRKQRQPVRLQLSDSLPVIIKDEDEEDETVDDDEDHNGRDGEEEEEKVNVFSECGSSFPSCVENEKVRSPEEKEPNAGTEQKDSSGQMEFTPEGTDFFTNQDVFSETFIPPWQNEETIAEGARESSVDNEKFRPDCSLDGSSLRNLAVVASSDFKSSPPFNSRAGESRGLPFVTSILSRDLKNSAAVGSNTSSIFQFHLTHPNQTQSGITQGFFSVQQEGSTNVVQMSSNMISGSLQNDPAQRPGPSRNPDPSYVCSHCQKTFSSRKNYTKHMFIHSGEKPHQCSICWRSFSLRDYLLKHMVTHTGIRAFQCSICCKRFTQKSSLNVHMRTHRPERFQCCFCNKFFSHRTLLERHIATHTA